A segment of the Mycobacterium intracellulare ATCC 13950 genome:
ACGCTACATAACCCGGCTTTTCGATTACGTCGAGCAGGGCGACCTGGACCCGGCGAAACTGATCACCCACGACGTGCCGCTCGAGGAGGGCGTGCGGGCCTACGACTTGTTCAAAAACAAAAAAGACAAGTGCATCCGGGTCGCGATGCGGCCGGGCGTATCGACCATCACCGGCGGCGAAAGGGGCGCTGTCCACCATGACCGCGCAACCTCCCGATCCTGACCCCGCACGAACCCCCGGACTCGAGCCGGGAGGAGGAACCGCACCGGGCGCTACTCCCCCGGCCGCGCCCCAAACATCCGGTGTGTCCGAGCCGCAACCGCCGAACACCCGGCGATTCACGCCCAGCTCGGTGCTCACAGTGATCGCCGTCGGCATCTTCGTCGTGGCGTTCATCGCGGTAGCGGTGCTGCTGGTGATGAAAATGGTTGGGGCGACAGGCTAGCGGGTCGGAAACGATGACGACATTTTCTGATTACCTCGGCCCCGGAGTGGGCATAGCCACATGCATGATCGACGGTTTGTCACAGCTGGACGGCTCATGACCATCGGGGCCGACGACGTTCGGCGGCTACTCGCCAGCCAAGAGCAGGACGCCGCACTCGTGGTTGTCGAGGGGCGCGCCGCGGTCGTCACGCCGGAGGACCTGAACTCTGCCGAATATCGAGGCGCCCTGCAGGTCGCCACCCGCCAGGAATTGGTGCAGCGCATCGGGCGCGCGGAGCTATCCGACCGTGAGCTGGCCGAGCAGGCCGAAGACCTCGACACGGCGGTGCGCAATCTGGGCGGCTGATGCCACGGCTACGGCCGGATGTCGACCGGATCACCCACGCGGATAACGCCTTTGGTCACCACGGAGAGGTAGGCCCCCGCGCAGGCCTGCGCCCCGTGACCGCCCGTGTTCAACCGGTTTTCCTTCGCGGGGATGCGAAGCGCTTGCGGGGCACGCGGCAGGGGGCCGTGTTCGAGCGTGGGAACCACGCACCGTGACGTGGCGGTCAGCACCCGCAGCCGCGCCTCACCGACGGTGATATCGCTTCCGACCCAATCGTTTTCGACGTACGGCGGATAGTCCGGTGGTGTCGCGATCACCAGATTCGGCCGGTACCGCAGGGCCTCCACCCCGATGTGCTCGAGGGTCGCCGTGGTGATGGCGTGCAGCGGGGCTTCGTCGGTGAACGAGTCCCCCGGGGTGGCCTGGGCGATCCGCAGAATACGGCCGTCGACCTCGGCGTCGAGACCGAGTTCGAGCAGTTGCTCCGGATCGGGGCGAACCAGCGTGGCCCCCTCGGGCCGCTGGGCCACGAGTTGGACCCGTCGTCCGGTCAATCGGGAGATCAGCTCGTCGACACCGGGGTCGTCGAAGGCCACGTCCGTCCCGTCGGGCAGCCTGATGCTCACGCCGTCGGCGCCCGCGTGGGCGGTGCACGTCAAGAGGTCCCGCCAGAGCCGCGGATTCTTGGCGCTGGCCACATGGCCGGTCTCGCCGTCCACGAGTGCGAGCCGCCGGTCGCCCTCGGCGCCGCGCTCGTCGACCGCCAGGGCATCCACCGTTTCGCCGAGCATCGACTTCACCGGGTAGCGAAGCAGCGCCTCCACGCGCATCTGCACGGCACCGGGGCCGTTGCCGGTCGACGACGTGTCCATAGGCACCTTCACACTGTGCCCCAAATCGCAGGGCGTCACCACTTCTCACAACGGCGGCAACGGAACCGCTGGGTCAGCCGGGGAGCAGCCGCTTCTTCTGCTCCTCGAATTCCTGCTGCGTGAGGATTCCGGCGTCGCGCAGCGATGCCAGCTCGCGCAGCTCGGCGGCGATGCTCGTGATCGGTCCGCCCGCCGACACCTGCGGGGTCGTTGCGGACTCGTCCGCCTTGTCCTTCTTGTTCGGGTCGCGCTTGTTCGGGTCGCGCGGGGATTTCGCCGTCTCGGCCCGGCTTCGCTCGCGACCCAACGCGCTCGTGCCGGCCATCGCGCGCCCGGCCATGCTCGCCACCGCCATCTCGCCGAACAGGCTCCCGGTGCCGCTGGGGGCGGCCGCGGCCGCGGCTTCCGCGGCGGCGCCGACGCTGGTCGCCGGCAGCGCCAGCGCGGCCGGTCTGATCGCCGGGGCGGCGGCTGTCCACCCGGGCGGTACCGATAGGCCGCCGACGGTGTTGGCCTCCCCCAGCCCCGCTGACGCGAGAGTTCCGAATCCACCGGCCGGGTTAGTGATGACGGGGAATGGCGATGGCGGCACCGCGCCCGTCCCCGGGAACGACTGCACCCCGGCCCAGCCGCTGACGATGTCATCGGTGTGGAAACCGGTCAGGGCACCGGCGATGTCGTAGGGAAGGGCAATCGTAGCCGCGGGTGCGTCGACGAAAAACGTGACCAAGCTGCCGGGTGCGTCCAGAAAATACGTGATGAGATCGGCACCCACGTCCAGGGCTTCCACCGGCGACGGGTCGGCGGCCAAGGCGTTCGGTGCCAGGGACGCTCGGCTCAGCATGTTGGGCACCGCCGAGAGTGATTGCTGCGTAACGGCATTGCGTGTGCTCCCGGCGGCCGTGCCGGTGGCCTGGGCCACGGCTCCGGATTGGTCGGCGCCGGAGTTGGTGGTCTGATCGGGCTCGGCAAACGGTGTCAGCCTGGTCGCCGACGCCGTGGAACCCGCGTAGCCGAACATCGCCGCGGTATCGCGCGCCCACATCTCCGCATACTCGGTCTCGGTCGTGGCGATCGCCGGCGTGTTCTGGCCGAGGAAGTTCGTCGCGACGAGGGACGCCAGCAGGGTGCGGTTCGCAGTGATCACCGGGGGCGGCACCGTCTCGGCGAAGGCCGTCTCGTAGGCGAAGGCCGCGGCCCGGGCCTGGGTGGCGGCTTCTTCGGCCTGGGCGCCGGTGGTCCGCATCCACTCGAGATAAGGGGTGATCGCCGCGGTCATGGCGGCAGCCGACGGGCCGACCCACGGGCCGGAGGTGAGGG
Coding sequences within it:
- a CDS encoding DUF6480 family protein, with translation MTAQPPDPDPARTPGLEPGGGTAPGATPPAAPQTSGVSEPQPPNTRRFTPSSVLTVIAVGIFVVAFIAVAVLLVMKMVGATG
- a CDS encoding MOSC domain-containing protein; translation: MDTSSTGNGPGAVQMRVEALLRYPVKSMLGETVDALAVDERGAEGDRRLALVDGETGHVASAKNPRLWRDLLTCTAHAGADGVSIRLPDGTDVAFDDPGVDELISRLTGRRVQLVAQRPEGATLVRPDPEQLLELGLDAEVDGRILRIAQATPGDSFTDEAPLHAITTATLEHIGVEALRYRPNLVIATPPDYPPYVENDWVGSDITVGEARLRVLTATSRCVVPTLEHGPLPRAPQALRIPAKENRLNTGGHGAQACAGAYLSVVTKGVIRVGDPVDIRP
- a CDS encoding PPE family protein, SVP subgroup; protein product: MDFAVLPPEVNSARMYAGPGSGPMLAAAMAWDELAAALQSTADSYQAEITALTSGPWVGPSAAAMTAAITPYLEWMRTTGAQAEEAATQARAAAFAYETAFAETVPPPVITANRTLLASLVATNFLGQNTPAIATTETEYAEMWARDTAAMFGYAGSTASATRLTPFAEPDQTTNSGADQSGAVAQATGTAAGSTRNAVTQQSLSAVPNMLSRASLAPNALAADPSPVEALDVGADLITYFLDAPGSLVTFFVDAPAATIALPYDIAGALTGFHTDDIVSGWAGVQSFPGTGAVPPSPFPVITNPAGGFGTLASAGLGEANTVGGLSVPPGWTAAAPAIRPAALALPATSVGAAAEAAAAAAPSGTGSLFGEMAVASMAGRAMAGTSALGRERSRAETAKSPRDPNKRDPNKKDKADESATTPQVSAGGPITSIAAELRELASLRDAGILTQQEFEEQKKRLLPG